Genomic DNA from Paucilactobacillus hokkaidonensis JCM 18461:
TAAATGGTATTCATCCAGATGCAGTGGCACTTGTTTCGGCTAAGAAGAACCGTCAAGTTGATGATTTATTGGAATTAATTGAAAAGCGACGTCAGAATCGGGATGTTTACGTTGTTGGGGTGACCAATGTCGGTAAATCAACTTTAATTAATCAGATTATTAAGCAAACAACTGGTGTTAAAGAGCTGATCACGACTTCTAGATTTCCAGGGACAACCCTTGATAAGATTGAGATTCCATTAGATGATGGGCACCAATTGATTGATACACCAGGAATTATTCATCCAGATCAAATGGCCCATGTATTATCAGATCAAGCGCTGAAAATTGTGGCACCACAAAAAGAAATTAAACCGCGGACATTTCAATTAGATGAACAACAGACTATTTTCTTGGGTGGTGTTGCTCGCTTTGATTATGAGTATGGTCCTAAAAAGGGCGTTGTGGCTTATTTTGAGAATAACCTTAATTTACACCGTACTAAATTGAGTAATGCAGATGCCTTTTATGAAAAACATCTGGGTGACCTGTTAACGCCGCCAACTATGGATGAGAAAGACTCATTTCCAGCATTGGAGCGTCACGAATTTCACGTTGACGTCAAAAGTGACCTTGTAATAGAAGGACTTGGATGGATAACAATACCAGCGGACGCAACCGTAGCAGGTTTTGCTCCTAAGGGAGTCTCGGTAATTATTCGCCGAGCAATGATTTAGAAAACGAGGAAAGCAATGGAATTAAGAGGAAAACAAAAACGTTATCTACGTGCCCAGGCGCATTCATTACGACCACTGTTTGCAGTTGGTAAGGAAGGCCTCAGTGATAATTGGTTGGATCAATTAAGCGGGGCGTTAGATAAGCGTGAACTAATTAAAGTTAACATCTTACAAAATTCTGATGTGACGATTGATGAAGTTCAGCAATTTATCGAAAGTAAAACCAATATTCAAGTAGTCCAAAAAATTGGACGAGTATTAGTTTTATTTATGGTATCTCGTGATGAATCAATGCGCCAGTTATCACAGACTGTAAGCAAGATTTGAGGAAGTGATTTTTTGCAACATCAAACTACTACTGATGTAACTACACAAACTATTACGCAGACTAAAACAGATGGTCATAAAAGAAGAATTGGGTTGTATGGTGGAACGTTTAATCCAATTCACACAAGCCATTTAATTGTGGCCGACCAAGTTGGTAATGCATTAGGATTGGATGAAGTTTTGTTCTTACCTGATATGATTCCACCTCATGTGGACGCAAAAGATTCAATTAATCCACAATTACGAATTGATATGATTCAGTTGGCTATTGAAGATAATCCAATGTTTGGAATTGAATTGGCTGAGGTAAAACGTGGTGGAATTAGTTATACGTTTGATACAATTAAGGAACTAAAAAGAGTTCATCCTGAAAATGATTATTATTTTATCATTGGTGGCGACATGGTTGCGTATTTGCCTACATGGCATCGAATTGATGAGCTGGCCAATATGGTCACATTTGTCGGTGTAAGACGACTTGGGTATGAGACTAAAAGTAAGTATCCAGTGATTTGGGTTGACGCACCACTAATCGACATTAGTTCTACTGATATCAGACATCGGGTTGAAACCGGGCAATCAGTGCGTTATTTAGTACCAAATAAGGTTGCTGCATTTATAAAGGAGCATCGTTTATATCTTGAATGAAGAATTAATCTATCAACAACATTTGATTCCAAACACGCGGTTAGAATTGATTTCAATTTTAAAAGGCGCCTTAAGTAAAACAAGGTTTGAACACGTTCTCCGAGTTGAACAGACGGCAATTAAATTGGCCAAGCTTAATGATGTTGATATTGAAAAGGCTAGCCTAGCTGGATTAGTTCATGATTATGCCAAGCAACGTCCTGATCAAGATTTTATTACTATTATTAATGAAAATAAAATGGATCCGGATTTGCTTAATTATAGTAATGCTATTTGGCACGGTGTCGTGGGCGCTGAACTGGTCAAACAAGAACTTAATATTTGGGATGAAGATATTTTAAATGCTGTCCGACACCATACAACGGGTGCAGCGGTTATGAGTAAATTGGAACAGGTTATTTATATGGCTGACTATATTGAGCCAGGGCGTGAATTTCCG
This window encodes:
- the yqeH gene encoding ribosome biogenesis GTPase YqeH, which codes for MTEATKEEKLICIGCGATIQSEDPQAIGYTPESAIKKGLENNELYCQRCFRLRHYNEIAPVSLTDDDFLRLLNQISDAKALIVYVVDIFDFNGSVIPGLHRFVGNNPVLLVGNKEDLLPHSLRRSKLADWMRQQANLNGIHPDAVALVSAKKNRQVDDLLELIEKRRQNRDVYVVGVTNVGKSTLINQIIKQTTGVKELITTSRFPGTTLDKIEIPLDDGHQLIDTPGIIHPDQMAHVLSDQALKIVAPQKEIKPRTFQLDEQQTIFLGGVARFDYEYGPKKGVVAYFENNLNLHRTKLSNADAFYEKHLGDLLTPPTMDEKDSFPALERHEFHVDVKSDLVIEGLGWITIPADATVAGFAPKGVSVIIRRAMI
- the yhbY gene encoding ribosome assembly RNA-binding protein YhbY — protein: MELRGKQKRYLRAQAHSLRPLFAVGKEGLSDNWLDQLSGALDKRELIKVNILQNSDVTIDEVQQFIESKTNIQVVQKIGRVLVLFMVSRDESMRQLSQTVSKI
- a CDS encoding nicotinate-nucleotide adenylyltransferase produces the protein MQHQTTTDVTTQTITQTKTDGHKRRIGLYGGTFNPIHTSHLIVADQVGNALGLDEVLFLPDMIPPHVDAKDSINPQLRIDMIQLAIEDNPMFGIELAEVKRGGISYTFDTIKELKRVHPENDYYFIIGGDMVAYLPTWHRIDELANMVTFVGVRRLGYETKSKYPVIWVDAPLIDISSTDIRHRVETGQSVRYLVPNKVAAFIKEHRLYLE
- the yqeK gene encoding bis(5'-nucleosyl)-tetraphosphatase (symmetrical) YqeK; its protein translation is MNEELIYQQHLIPNTRLELISILKGALSKTRFEHVLRVEQTAIKLAKLNDVDIEKASLAGLVHDYAKQRPDQDFITIINENKMDPDLLNYSNAIWHGVVGAELVKQELNIWDEDILNAVRHHTTGAAVMSKLEQVIYMADYIEPGREFPGVETARDVTKANLSAGVSYQTKQTLQYLIEHNKAVYPETITTYNAWVADNGGI